In Salvia hispanica cultivar TCC Black 2014 unplaced genomic scaffold, UniMelb_Shisp_WGS_1.0 HiC_scaffold_694, whole genome shotgun sequence, a single genomic region encodes these proteins:
- the LOC125199801 gene encoding 30S ribosomal protein S12-B, chloroplastic, with product MSSPELADAYSPDTVIASSPGKEVHDPWAFYLHAALLRQAFAHCGKFPTAASRRSLGRVSVPVWLIILSDQLLIIALSGSKGDLSVNFSTITPKKPNSALRKVARVRLTSGFEITAYIPGIGHNSQEHSSVLVRGGRVKDLPGVRYHIVRGTLDAVGVKDRQQGRSKYGVKKPK from the exons ATGTCAAGCCCTG AGTTAGCCGATGCTTATTCCCCAGATACCGTCATTGCTTCTTCTCCGGGAAAAGAAGTTCATGACCCGTGGGCCTTCTACCTCCACGCGGCATTGCTCCGTCAGGCTTTCGCCCATTGCGGAAAATTCCCCACTGCTGCCTCCCGTAGGAGTCTGGGCCGTGTCTCAGTCCCAGTGTGGCTGATCATCCTCTCGGACCAGCTACTGATCATCGCCTTG AGTGGCAGTAAGGGTGACTTATCTGTCAACTTTTCCACTATCACCCCCAAAAAACCAAACTCTGCCTTACGTAAAGTTGCCAGAGTACGATTAACCTCTGGATTTGAAATCACTGCTTATATACCCGGTATTGGCCATAATTCACAAGAACATTCTTCAGTCTTAGTAAGAGGGGGGAGGGTTAAGGATTTACCCGGTGTAAGATATCACATTGTTCGAGGAACCCTAGATGCTGTCGGAGTAAAGGATCGTCAACAAGGGCGTTCTA AATATGGGGTAAAAAAGCCAAAATAA
- the LOC125199808 gene encoding NAD(P)H-quinone oxidoreductase subunit 2 A, chloroplastic, which translates to MKAFHLLLFDGSLIFPECILIFGLILLLMIDSTSDQKDIPWLYFISSTSLVMSITALLFRWREEPMISFSGNFQTNNFNEIFQFLILLCSTLCIPLSVEYIECTEMAITEFLLFVLTATLGGMFLCGANDLITIFVAPECFSLCSYLLSGYTKKDVRSNEATMKYLLMGGASSSILVHGFSWLYGLSGGEIELQEIVNGLINTQMYNSPGISIALIFITVGIGFKLSPAPSHQWTPDVYEGSPTPVVAFLSVTSKVAASASATRIFDIPFYFSSNEWHLLLEILAILSMIVGNIIAITQTSMKRMLAYSSIGQIGYVIIGIIVGDSNNGYASMITYMLFYISMNLGAFACIVLFGLRTGTDNIRDYAGLYTKDPFLALSLALCLLSLGGLPPLAGFFGKLYLFWCGWRAGLYSLVLIGLLTSVVSIYYYLKIIKLLMTGRNQEITPHVRNYRRSPLRSNNSIELSMIVCVIASTIPGISMNPIIAIAQDTLF; encoded by the exons ATGAAAGCCTTTCATTTGCTTCTCTTCGATGGAAGTTTGATTTTCCCAGAATGTATCCTAATTTTTGGCCTAATTCTTCTTCTGATGATCGATTCAACCTCTGATCAAAAAGATATACCTTGGTTATATTTCATCTCTTCAACAAGTTTAGTAATGAGCATAACGGCCCTATTGTTCCGATGGAGAGAAGAACCTATGATTAGCTTTTCGGGAAATTTCCAAACGAACAATTTCAACGAAATCtttcaatttcttattttactatgtTCAACTCTATGTATTCCTCTATCCGTAGAGTACATTGAATGTACAGAAATGGCTATAACAGAGTTTCTCTTATTCGTATTAACAGCTACTCTAGGAGGAATGTTTTTATGTGGTGCTAACGATTTAATAACTATCTTTGTAGCTCCAGAATGTTTCAGTTTATGCTCCTACCTATTATCTGGATATACCAAGAAAGATGTACGGTCTAATGAGGCTACTATGAAATATTTACTCATGGGTGGGGCAAGCTCTTCTATTCTGGTTCATGGTTTCTCTTGGCTATATGGTTTATCCGGGGGAGAGATCGAGCTTCAAGAAATAGTGAATGGTCTTATCAATACACAAATGTATAACTCCCCGGGAATTTCAATTGCGCTCATATTCATCACTGTAGGAATTGGGTTCAAGCTTTCCCCAGCCCCTTCTCATCAATGGACTCCTGACGTATACGAAGGA TCTCCCACTCCAGTCGTTGCTTTTCTTTCTGTTACTTCGAAAGTAGCTGCTTCAGCTTCAGCCActcgaattttcgatattcctttttatttctcatCAAACGAATGGCATCTTCTTCTGGAAATCCTAGCTATTCTTAGCATGATAGTGGGAAATATCATTGCTATTACTCAAACAAGCATGAAACGTATGCTTGCATATTCGTCCATAGGTCAAATtggatatgtaattattgGAATAATTGTTGGAGACTCAAATAATGGATATGCAAGCATGATAACTTATATGCTGTTCTATATCTCCATGAATCTAGGAGCTTTTGCTTGCATTGTATTATTTGGTCTACGTACCGGAACTGATAACATTCGAGATTATGCAGGATTATACACGAAAGATCCTTTTTTGGCTCTCTCTTTAGCCCTATGTCTCTTATCCCTAGGAGGTCTTCCTCCACTAGCAGGTTTTTTCGgaaaactttatttattctgGTGTGGATGGCGGGCAGGCCTATATTCCTTGGTTTTAATAGGACTCCTTACAAGCGTTGTTTCTATCTACtattatctaaaaataatcaaGTTATTAATGACTGGACGAAACCAAGAAATCACCCCTCACGTGCGAAATTATAGAAGATCCCCTTTAAGATCAAACAATTCCATCGAATTGAGTATGATTGTATGTGTGATAGCATCTACTATACCAGGAATATCAATGAACCCGATTATTGCAATTGCTCAGGATACCCTTTTTTAG
- the LOC125199802 gene encoding putative protein TIC 214 N-terminal part, producing MSFLVYLFLFLFYIWKVQKSSYNNPEIAIEKKKGRFVMIFQSFLLGNLVSLCMKLINSVVVVGLYYGFLTTFSIGPSYLFVLRAQVMEEGTEKKVSATTGFITGQLMMFISIYYAPLHLALDRPHTITVLALPYLLFHFFWNNHFFDYGSTTRNSMRNFSIQCLFLNNLIFQLFNHFILPSSMLARLVNIYMFRCNNKMLFVTSSFVGWLIGHILFMKWLGLVLVWIRQNNSIRSNKYIRSNKYLVSELRNSMARIFSILLFITCVYYLGRIPSPLFTKKLKETSKTEERDVEIETASEMKGTKQEQEGSTEEDPSPSFFSEEKADPNKIDKTEEIRVNGKENEFHFRFTETDSKNRRVSEESYLMNINENQENARFKINDSKTENKLIKKRIHKKNRRKDKKKYGHPLNFLYFLLQRNS from the coding sequence ATGTCATTTCTAGTCTAtctctttctatttcttttctatatatggAAAGTTCAAAAATCATCATATAATAATCCAGAAATTgcaatagaaaagaaaaaagggaggtttgtgatgatttttcaatcttttctACTAGGTAATCTAGTATCCTTATGCATGAAGCTAATCAATTCGGTCGTTGTGGTCGGACTCTATTATGGATTTCTGACCACATTCTCTATAGGGCCCTCTTATCTCTTCGTTCTCCGAGCTCAGGTTATGGAAGAAGGAACCGAGAAGAAGGTATCAGCAACAACTGGTTTTATTACGGGACAGCTCATGATGTTCATATCGATCTATTATGCGCCTCTGCATCTAGCATTGGATAGACCTCATACAATAACTGTCCTAGCTCTACCATATcttttgtttcatttcttcTGGAACAATCACTTTTTTGATTATGGATCTACTACCAGAAATTCAATGCGTAATTTCAGCATTCAATGTTTATTCCtgaataatctcatttttcaattattcaaCCATTTCATTTTACCAAGTTCAATGTTAGCCAGATTAGTCAACATTTATATGTTTCGATGCAACAACAAGATGTTATTTGTAACAAGTAGTTTTGTTGGTTGGTTAATTGGTCACATTTTATTCATGAAATGGCTTGGATTGGTATTAGTCTGGATACGgcaaaataattctattagATCGAATAAGTACATTCGATCTAATAAGTACCTTGTATCAGAATTGAGAAATTCTATGGCTCGGATCTTTAgtattctcttatttattacCTGTGTCTACTATTTAGGCAGAATACCGTCACCCCTTTTTACTAAGAAACTCAAAGAAACCTCAAAAACGGAAGAAAGAGATGTAGAAATAGAAACAGCTTCCGAAATGAAGGGGACTAAACAGGAACAAGAGGGATCCACCGAAGAAGATCCTTCTCCTTCCTTTTTTTCGGAAGAAAAGGCGGATCCGAACAAAATCGATAAAACGGAAGAAATCCGAGTGAATggaaaggaaaatgaattCCACTTTCGATTTACAGAGACAGACTCTAAAAATAGACGCGTTTctgaagagtcttatctaatGAATATCAACGAGAATCAGGAAAATGCAAgattcaaaataaatgattcaaaaacggaaaataaactaataaaaaaacggatacacaagaaaaatagaagaaaagaTAAGAAGAAATACGGCCACCccctaaattttttatactttctccTACAAAGAAACTCATGA